The genomic window CCCATCAGTGTTTTAACATTCATTTTCAACATTACAAGAACAATGCCTGAACAGCCTGCTTTATAGTTTCAAGAGTTAGTATTTTTCCACTATTCCTTATCCACTCTTTAACTTTTTGCCAACGCTTATCATCTTTTATAGCTTCAATATAATCGTGACCTGCCCAGGTTAATCCGGTGGCTATCCAACACAT from Bacteroidales bacterium includes these protein-coding regions:
- a CDS encoding DUF2513 domain-containing protein; this translates as MCWIATGLTWAGHDYIEAIKDDKRWQKVKEWIRNSGKILTLETIKQAVQALFL